One window of Salminus brasiliensis chromosome 16, fSalBra1.hap2, whole genome shotgun sequence genomic DNA carries:
- the ift46 gene encoding intraflagellar transport protein 46 homolog has protein sequence MVPTRPSAVISRSVARFGFQGNSTPPAYMESFERQKTQLINNQPFDETLDINDSEEVASLYTPTPRQTVFRNRSRQQLNTMANNSSDEYEEDTKKKKEPPASPRRASDNNEEEEEEDDDDDDDDDDCDETESDEDDGEPGSAPEGAYDPADYDHLRVTAEIKELFQYITRYTPQTIELDHKLKPFIPDFIPAVGDIDAFLKVPRPDGKADGLGLLVLDEPCAKQSDPTVLSLWLSENSKQHNVAEVKVKSIENPQKNPKAIDNWIESISELHRSKPPATVHYTRSMPDIDTLMQEWPAEFEELLGKVNLPTADINCDLAEYIDIICGILDIPVYKSRIQSLHVLFTLYSEFKNSQHFKALAEGHKSNSSSAPRTATAEAETLTLE, from the exons ATGGTACCAACGCGCCCGTCAGCCGTGATCTCCAGGAGCGTCGCGAGATTCGGTTTCCAGGGTAACAGCACACCGCCTGCTTACATGGAGAGCTTTGAGCGACAGAAG ACTCAGCTCATAAACAACCAGCCGTTTGATGAGACACTGGACATCAACGATTCAGAAGAGGTCGCCAGTTTGTACACACCAACTCCGCGTCAAACAG TCTTTAGGAACAGGAGCAGACAACAACTAAATACCATGGCCAATAACAGCAGTGACGAATATGAAGAAGATACCAAG aaaaagaaagagccaCCAGCCAGTCCAAGAAGAGCTAGTGATAATAacgaggaagaagaggaggaagacgacgacgacgatgatgatgacgacgacTGTGATGAAACTGAATCTGATGAAGATGATGGAGAGCCAGGTTCAGCTCCTGAAGG AGCATATGACCCGGCAGATTATGACCATCTTCGTGTTACGGCAGAAATCAAAGAACTTTTCCAGTACATTACACG GTACACACCACAGACTATAGAATTGGACCATAAGCTGAAACCTTTTATTCCTGACTTTATCCCAGCTGTAGGGGACATTGATGCTTTCCTTAAA GTTCCACGGCCGGACGGGAAGGCAGACGGTCTAGGATTGCTGGTTTTGGATGAACCCTGTGCCAAGCAGTCTGATCCTACAGTGCTCTCCCTGTGGCTCTCAGAGAACAGTAAACAGCACAATGTTGCT GAGGTGAAAGTGAAAAGTATTGAGAATCCGCAGAAGAACCCTAAAGCCATAGATAACTGGATAGAAAGCATCAGTGAACTTCACCGGTCCAAACCACCAGCTACTGTACACTACACCAG ATCCATGCCAGACATTGATACCCTGATGCAGGAGTGGCCAGCTGAGTTTGAGGAGCTATTGGGCAAG GTGAACCTTCCTACGGCAGATATTAACTGTGACTTGGCAGAATACATTGACATAATATGTG GTATCCTGGACATCCCTGTGTATAAGAGTCGAATCCAGTCTCTCCATGTCTTATTCACACTCTATTCTGAATTCAAAAATTCCCAG CACTTTAAGGCGTTGGCAGAGGGCCACAAGTCCAACAGTTCTTCTGCTCCACGCACGGCTACAGCAGAAGCGGAGACACTGACATTAGAGTGA